The following are encoded in a window of Pseudomonas sp. St316 genomic DNA:
- a CDS encoding amino acid ABC transporter ATP-binding protein — MAESHPLVRVEGLHKSFGRLDVLKGIDLQVQQGQKISLIGPSGSGKTTLLRCINYLEEPTRGSIYIDNALIGQRKVGERTVPMGDKELARMRANIGMVFQRFNLFPHLSVLDNITLGPLKVQQRNRPEAVELAEDLLNKVGMFAKRDAYPDQLSGGQQQRIAIARALAMRPKLMLFDEATSALDPELVGEVLTVMRKLAEEGMTMIIVTHEMRFAESVSDQVIFMADGNIVEQGPPRQIFRESQVERTRAFISAVQEH; from the coding sequence ATGGCTGAATCTCATCCACTGGTGCGGGTCGAGGGGCTTCACAAGTCCTTCGGCCGGCTGGACGTCTTGAAAGGCATCGACCTGCAGGTGCAGCAGGGTCAGAAAATATCCCTGATCGGGCCCAGCGGTTCGGGCAAGACCACCCTGTTGCGTTGCATCAACTATCTGGAAGAGCCGACCCGGGGCAGCATCTACATAGACAATGCGCTGATCGGCCAGCGCAAGGTAGGCGAGCGCACGGTGCCTATGGGCGACAAGGAGTTGGCCCGGATGCGCGCCAACATCGGCATGGTGTTCCAGCGCTTCAACCTGTTCCCGCACCTCAGTGTGCTGGACAACATCACGCTCGGCCCGCTGAAGGTCCAGCAGCGCAATCGCCCGGAAGCGGTGGAGCTGGCCGAAGATTTGTTGAACAAGGTCGGCATGTTCGCCAAGCGCGACGCCTACCCGGACCAACTGTCCGGCGGCCAGCAACAACGCATTGCCATCGCCCGCGCGCTGGCGATGCGTCCCAAGCTGATGCTGTTCGACGAGGCCACTTCGGCGCTCGACCCGGAGTTGGTGGGCGAAGTGCTGACGGTGATGCGCAAGTTGGCCGAGGAGGGCATGACGATGATCATCGTGACCCATGAGATGCGCTTTGCCGAAAGCGTGTCCGACCAGGTGATTTTCATGGCCGATGGCAACATCGTCGAACAGGGACCACCGCGGCAGATTTTCCGGGAAAGCCAGGTGGAGCGCACACGCGCCTTCATCAGCGCCGTTCAGGAGCATTGA
- a CDS encoding amino acid ABC transporter permease: MGYGELWEATHVELLQAAWATLQLAFGALVIGLAVGLLVALARLSGSPALRRCALFYIEIFRGTPALVQLFIVYFSLTAVGVQFSSFQAAMIGLGLNAAAYLSEIYRSGLEAVPKGQVEAAKAIGMPRLQLLRWVVLPQAIRIVLAPIGNVAISLLKDTSVASLIAAPDLMLRAQDLSSVYFMPLETYVLVGALYFAMCYPLSMVVRRLERRRKS, translated from the coding sequence ATGGGCTATGGCGAGTTGTGGGAAGCCACCCACGTTGAATTGCTGCAAGCCGCCTGGGCCACCTTGCAGTTGGCCTTTGGTGCACTGGTGATTGGCTTGGCGGTCGGGCTGCTGGTGGCGTTGGCGCGCTTGTCCGGCTCGCCAGCGCTGCGTCGGTGTGCGCTGTTCTACATCGAGATTTTTCGCGGCACGCCGGCGCTGGTGCAGCTGTTCATCGTCTACTTCAGCCTGACGGCGGTGGGCGTGCAGTTCAGCTCGTTCCAAGCGGCGATGATCGGGCTGGGGCTCAATGCGGCGGCCTACTTGTCGGAGATTTATCGTTCGGGCCTGGAGGCTGTGCCCAAGGGGCAGGTCGAGGCGGCGAAAGCCATCGGCATGCCGCGCCTCCAGCTGTTGCGTTGGGTGGTGCTACCCCAGGCAATTCGCATCGTGCTGGCGCCCATCGGCAATGTGGCGATTTCCCTGCTCAAGGATACTTCGGTGGCCTCGCTGATCGCCGCACCGGACTTGATGCTGCGCGCCCAGGATCTGAGCTCCGTGTATTTCATGCCGCTGGAAACTTATGTGCTGGTCGGCGCCCTGTATTTCGCCATGTGCTATCCGTTGTCCATGGTGGTGCGCCGGTTGGAACGGCGGCGTAAATCCTGA
- a CDS encoding ZIP family metal transporter, with protein MDQPTSGSRSPWRTWLNPVQDNLLLGVTFWLGLALVAALLLYSGYNALVGADRQNLGYAVLGGTSGFAATALGAVMAVVLRDISSRTQDIMLGFAAGMMLAASSFSLILPGIEAAQVICGNQLLAAFVVVVGLGLGVALMIGLDRFVPHEHELSGRRGPQVERINRVWLFVLAITLHNLPEGMAIGVSFAGGDFKVGLPLTTAIAIQDIPEGLAIAMALRVTGISTLRAALIAVGSGLMEPLGSVIGLGMSSGVAVAYPISLGLAAGAMIFVVSHEVIPETHRNGHETPATLGLMMGFAVMMFLDTALG; from the coding sequence ATGGACCAGCCCACCTCCGGGAGTCGATCTCCCTGGCGCACCTGGCTCAACCCCGTGCAAGACAACCTGTTGCTGGGGGTGACGTTCTGGCTCGGGCTGGCGTTGGTGGCCGCGTTGTTGCTCTACAGTGGCTACAACGCCTTGGTCGGCGCCGACCGTCAGAATCTGGGTTATGCGGTGTTGGGCGGTACGTCGGGTTTTGCCGCCACGGCCCTGGGTGCGGTGATGGCGGTGGTGTTGCGGGATATATCCTCGCGTACCCAGGACATCATGCTGGGTTTTGCCGCCGGCATGATGCTCGCCGCCAGTTCGTTCTCATTGATCCTGCCAGGCATCGAAGCGGCACAGGTCATTTGTGGCAATCAGTTGCTTGCCGCGTTTGTCGTCGTGGTGGGCCTGGGTTTGGGCGTCGCCCTGATGATCGGCCTGGACCGTTTCGTGCCGCACGAGCACGAACTCAGCGGCCGGCGAGGGCCCCAGGTCGAACGCATCAATCGCGTCTGGCTCTTCGTGCTTGCCATCACCTTGCACAACTTGCCGGAGGGCATGGCCATCGGCGTCAGTTTTGCCGGCGGCGATTTCAAGGTCGGCCTGCCCCTGACCACCGCCATTGCCATCCAGGACATTCCCGAGGGCCTGGCCATTGCCATGGCGCTGCGGGTCACCGGCATCAGCACCTTGCGTGCAGCGCTCATCGCGGTCGGTTCAGGATTGATGGAGCCGTTAGGTTCGGTGATCGGCCTGGGCATGTCCTCCGGCGTCGCCGTCGCCTATCCCATCAGCCTGGGGTTGGCGGCGGGGGCGATGATTTTTGTGGTGTCCCACGAAGTGATTCCCGAAACCCACCGCAACGGTCATGAAACACCGGCCACCTTGGGGCTGATGATGGGGTTTGCGGTGATGATGTTTCTCGACACGGCGCTGGGCTGA
- a CDS encoding transporter substrate-binding domain-containing protein, protein MSDSKFDTPGLSRRSVLKAAGYGSLAAVAGSALGPMPFAFAAGQPIKTIRPGYLTAACLGDMPLGALRDGVPVGTDLELLKQIADRLELKLDVLTMGFPAVIEAVRSGRADWFGGNFAWNPMRSKILLLTDAVFYTGAYVIMRDSEPFQTSISVNDMKGRTVGSNTGYFTIPDMKKIDGVKEVKLYDNTDACLRDVRAGRLDFAVLDAPTIDYMILQDPSLKLKQVPMAYDEKFPSLTAKFEAIWGIHPQNQDLFDGVNQGLRWLRSTGQIGPILARYGIKNPDYLVPLPKDQRVGVDRDEQGNLIGPFKHAPRDFSQAFA, encoded by the coding sequence ATGTCCGACTCCAAATTCGATACCCCCGGCCTTTCCCGCCGTTCGGTGCTCAAAGCCGCCGGCTACGGTTCACTGGCCGCCGTCGCCGGCTCGGCCCTGGGGCCGATGCCATTCGCCTTCGCGGCCGGGCAACCGATCAAGACCATTCGCCCCGGTTACCTGACCGCCGCGTGTCTGGGGGACATGCCGCTGGGAGCCCTACGCGACGGCGTGCCGGTCGGCACTGACCTGGAACTGCTGAAGCAGATCGCCGACCGCCTCGAACTCAAGCTCGATGTCTTGACCATGGGTTTTCCGGCGGTGATCGAAGCTGTGCGTTCGGGGCGCGCCGACTGGTTTGGCGGCAACTTCGCCTGGAACCCGATGCGTTCCAAGATCCTGTTGCTCACCGACGCGGTGTTCTACACCGGGGCGTACGTGATCATGCGCGACAGCGAGCCGTTCCAGACCAGCATCAGCGTCAATGACATGAAAGGGCGCACGGTAGGCAGCAACACCGGCTATTTCACCATTCCCGACATGAAGAAAATCGACGGCGTAAAAGAGGTGAAGCTCTACGACAACACCGACGCCTGCCTGCGGGACGTGCGCGCCGGACGGCTGGACTTCGCCGTACTCGACGCCCCCACCATCGACTACATGATCCTCCAGGACCCCAGCCTCAAGCTCAAGCAAGTGCCCATGGCCTACGACGAGAAATTCCCGAGCCTGACCGCCAAGTTCGAGGCGATCTGGGGCATTCATCCGCAGAACCAGGACCTGTTCGACGGCGTGAACCAGGGGCTACGCTGGTTACGGAGCACCGGGCAGATCGGCCCCATCCTGGCCCGCTACGGCATCAAGAACCCCGACTACCTGGTGCCGCTGCCCAAGGACCAGCGCGTGGGTGTGGACCGGGACGAGCAGGGCAACCTCATCGGCCCGTTCAAGCACGCGCCCCGGGATTTCAGCCAGGCATTTGCCTGA
- a CDS encoding amino acid ABC transporter permease yields the protein MFDSSELTKSLDLLPYFLEVLGIGALTTLGLTAASFIVAALLGFGLALMRLSRHRVLGWVASVYLEVFRNVPILTQLFILYFGLTYIGITLPAIGAAIIGFGLNGAAMLSEVFRSSILNVDRGQSEAAFSIGMTRAMAMRMIVLPQAFKVSIPGMANFAIGLLKDTSLASAAAVPELMFKAKMLVSETYQTNLIYFLLAIIYLALSLVLAHWAARTERRLTVIKEN from the coding sequence ATGTTCGACTCAAGCGAGCTGACCAAGTCCCTCGACCTGCTGCCATATTTTCTTGAGGTCTTGGGCATCGGTGCACTGACCACCCTGGGCCTGACGGCGGCGTCTTTCATTGTGGCGGCGTTGCTGGGGTTCGGCCTGGCGTTGATGCGCCTGTCGCGTCACCGGGTCCTGGGATGGGTGGCCAGTGTTTACCTGGAGGTGTTTCGCAACGTCCCGATCCTGACTCAGCTGTTCATCCTTTATTTCGGCCTGACCTACATTGGGATCACGTTACCGGCCATCGGCGCGGCGATCATCGGTTTTGGCCTCAATGGCGCGGCGATGCTGTCGGAGGTGTTCCGTTCCAGCATCCTGAACGTCGATCGTGGGCAGAGCGAGGCCGCGTTCTCCATCGGCATGACTCGGGCCATGGCGATGCGCATGATCGTCTTGCCCCAGGCCTTCAAGGTGTCGATTCCAGGCATGGCGAACTTCGCCATCGGCCTGCTCAAGGACACGTCGCTGGCCTCGGCCGCCGCCGTGCCGGAACTGATGTTCAAGGCCAAGATGCTCGTGAGCGAGACCTACCAGACCAACCTGATCTATTTCCTGCTGGCCATCATTTACCTGGCGCTGAGCCTGGTGCTGGCCCATTGGGCGGCGCGCACCGAGCGTCGTCTCACCGTGATCAAGGAGAACTGA
- a CDS encoding FAD-dependent oxidoreductase has protein sequence MTQPVHCEIAVIGAGVVGVATARWLRRQGYRVLVLERDGIAAGASYGNAGTLAPYGVMPIAQPSLLRAIPSLLFSADSPFVINWARLPRLMPWLLRFLNECRTSRCAANTQALATILQHTYSGYEPLLADTPLANQRLRHNGCLYAYGTQQGFATAQAAIELRRSLGIAQQVLSSAEVEQLEPALAGRSVAGLLFPESSHMDDPRLFIEALAAPLVAENLVRKATVTVIKRATNGLHLHSSEGQHYQADRVVLCGGAWSGVLAAQMGDHVPLDTERGYHIEFDLQDTLLNRPCCPVESAFYMTPMAGRLRVAGTVELGSIHDPANPRRFDYLEHHVRRVLDLKEPIARRWLGFRPSLPDSLPVIGPSPNEPRLIYAFGHQHLGLTLAGATGQLVAECIAGSAPQWLEQFSVRRF, from the coding sequence ATGACACAGCCCGTTCATTGCGAAATCGCCGTTATCGGCGCAGGTGTGGTTGGCGTGGCCACGGCGCGCTGGCTGCGGCGCCAAGGGTATCGGGTCTTGGTGCTCGAGCGCGACGGCATTGCCGCCGGCGCCTCGTATGGCAACGCCGGGACGCTGGCGCCGTACGGGGTGATGCCGATTGCCCAACCCTCGTTGCTGCGGGCCATCCCATCGTTGCTGTTCTCGGCTGACTCGCCGTTCGTGATCAATTGGGCCCGGTTGCCGCGACTGATGCCGTGGCTGCTGCGTTTTCTCAATGAATGCCGGACCTCACGCTGCGCCGCCAATACCCAGGCGCTGGCAACGATCCTGCAACACACCTACAGCGGGTACGAACCGTTACTGGCCGACACGCCCCTGGCCAACCAGCGCTTGCGGCACAACGGTTGCCTGTATGCCTACGGCACCCAGCAAGGCTTCGCCACCGCACAAGCCGCCATCGAATTGCGGCGCTCGCTGGGCATTGCTCAACAAGTCCTGAGCAGCGCCGAAGTCGAACAGCTCGAACCGGCCCTGGCCGGACGTTCCGTGGCTGGCCTTCTGTTCCCCGAGTCATCCCACATGGACGATCCGCGACTATTCATCGAAGCCCTGGCCGCGCCACTGGTGGCCGAAAACCTGGTGCGCAAGGCGACGGTCACCGTGATAAAACGCGCCACCAACGGGCTTCATTTGCACAGTTCCGAGGGTCAGCATTACCAGGCAGATCGGGTGGTATTGTGTGGAGGCGCCTGGTCCGGCGTGCTGGCAGCGCAGATGGGTGACCATGTCCCGCTGGATACCGAACGGGGTTATCACATCGAGTTCGATTTGCAGGACACCCTTCTCAACCGGCCCTGCTGTCCGGTGGAAAGCGCCTTCTACATGACACCCATGGCCGGGCGCCTGAGGGTCGCGGGGACGGTGGAGCTGGGCTCGATCCATGATCCGGCCAACCCACGACGATTCGATTATCTGGAACACCATGTACGCCGCGTGCTGGATCTTAAAGAACCGATCGCCCGTCGCTGGCTGGGATTTCGCCCGTCGCTGCCCGATTCGTTGCCCGTGATCGGCCCGTCACCGAACGAGCCACGCCTGATCTACGCCTTCGGCCATCAGCATCTGGGCCTGACCCTCGCCGGGGCGACCGGGCAACTGGTCGCCGAGTGCATTGCCGGCTCCGCGCCGCAGTGGCTCGAGCAGTTTTCCGTGCGGCGTTTCTGA
- a CDS encoding PLP-dependent aminotransferase family protein: MSQFEKLLKELKNHAGLHREKAETLYAQLADALTHAILHGQLKPGDRLPPHREFASALGVNITTVTRAMAVLQQKGLVESRPGRGTQVAQGRHPAAQFQSAPSNDPGTADLSVNRPATDGYNRVLAQLLPRLADDPRFADMKDYHPCEGPLWARQAIAQWLRHTGVEAQADHILIAEGAQHGIAHTLRSLTSSGDTVLADSITYQGINGLCRTLGLNLLGVDADERGMCPEALRQACVEHQPRLLFLVPSIHNPTAITLDAERREALAAVIRQTDVLVIEDDVYRPLLEQSPAPFAALLPEQTIYISALSKCIAPGLRMGFVMAPPALLQGIIAMQRIDCWSNSPLTALIATRLIEEGLAEQLVSEQREELRIRQTLLATHLQGLEFQHSTTGTHAWLLLPEPWNSSRFARLCQEQGVVLLPGGAFTLSPELSPQAVRINISAALSREQLVKALTVISQLARQGHLHMHNRI, translated from the coding sequence ATGAGTCAATTTGAGAAACTGCTGAAAGAACTGAAGAACCATGCCGGCCTGCATCGCGAGAAAGCCGAGACGCTGTACGCGCAACTGGCCGACGCGCTGACCCACGCAATCCTTCATGGCCAGCTCAAGCCGGGCGATCGCCTGCCGCCTCATCGTGAGTTCGCCAGCGCCCTGGGGGTAAACATCACCACCGTGACCCGGGCCATGGCGGTGCTGCAGCAAAAGGGGCTGGTGGAAAGCCGGCCGGGCCGTGGCACGCAAGTGGCCCAGGGACGTCATCCGGCCGCGCAGTTCCAGTCGGCCCCCAGCAATGACCCCGGTACCGCCGACCTGAGCGTCAACCGCCCCGCCACGGACGGCTACAACCGGGTGCTCGCCCAATTGCTGCCCCGGCTGGCCGACGACCCGCGTTTTGCCGACATGAAGGATTACCACCCTTGCGAAGGTCCGCTCTGGGCCCGCCAGGCGATTGCGCAATGGTTGCGACACACCGGTGTCGAAGCCCAGGCCGATCACATCCTGATCGCCGAAGGCGCCCAACACGGCATCGCCCACACCTTGCGCAGCCTCACCAGCAGTGGCGACACGGTGCTGGCCGACAGCATTACGTACCAGGGCATCAACGGGTTGTGTCGTACCCTCGGCCTGAACCTGCTGGGCGTCGACGCCGATGAGCGCGGCATGTGCCCCGAGGCCTTGCGCCAGGCCTGCGTCGAGCATCAGCCGCGATTGCTGTTCCTGGTGCCGTCGATTCACAACCCGACGGCCATCACCCTCGATGCCGAACGCCGCGAAGCCTTGGCGGCCGTCATTCGCCAAACCGACGTACTGGTGATCGAGGATGACGTCTACCGACCGCTGCTGGAGCAATCACCCGCGCCATTCGCCGCCCTGCTGCCGGAGCAGACGATTTACATCAGCGCCCTGTCCAAATGCATCGCCCCCGGTTTGCGCATGGGCTTTGTCATGGCGCCGCCCGCGCTGCTGCAGGGCATCATCGCCATGCAACGCATTGACTGCTGGAGCAATTCACCGCTGACTGCACTGATCGCCACACGGCTGATCGAGGAAGGCCTGGCCGAACAACTGGTCTCGGAACAACGCGAAGAGCTGCGGATCCGCCAGACGCTACTGGCAACGCATCTGCAAGGGCTGGAGTTTCAGCACAGCACCACCGGCACCCATGCCTGGCTGCTGCTGCCCGAACCCTGGAACAGCTCGCGCTTCGCCCGCCTCTGCCAGGAACAGGGCGTGGTGCTGCTCCCCGGCGGCGCGTTTACCCTCAGCCCGGAACTGTCACCGCAAGCGGTGCGCATCAACATTTCAGCCGCGTTGTCCCGGGAGCAACTGGTCAAGGCCTTGACCGTGATCAGCCAGTTGGCGCGCCAGGGGCACCTTCACATGCACAATCGGATCTGA
- a CDS encoding YkvA family protein has protein sequence MTTLLERLRQWARTLKRQTMTLWFCYRHPQTPWLPKWIAIIVVAYALSPIDLIPDFIPVLGYLDDVILLPLGIWLALGLMPLAVLAECAAKARQWQENDGQRPVNKLAAALIVLTWIAALAGAWFMFYGGPVKTG, from the coding sequence ATGACCACGCTCCTCGAACGCCTTCGCCAATGGGCCAGGACCCTGAAACGCCAGACCATGACGCTGTGGTTCTGCTATCGCCATCCGCAGACGCCCTGGCTGCCCAAATGGATCGCCATTATCGTGGTGGCATATGCCCTGAGCCCCATTGACCTGATCCCGGATTTCATCCCGGTATTGGGTTATCTGGATGATGTGATTTTGTTGCCCCTGGGAATTTGGTTGGCACTTGGCCTGATGCCGCTCGCAGTGCTGGCAGAATGTGCAGCCAAGGCCCGGCAATGGCAGGAAAACGACGGCCAGCGCCCGGTGAACAAGCTAGCGGCGGCGTTGATTGTGCTGACCTGGATAGCAGCACTGGCAGGTGCCTGGTTCATGTTTTACGGCGGTCCCGTCAAAACCGGCTGA